In Phalacrocorax aristotelis chromosome 25, bGulAri2.1, whole genome shotgun sequence, the following proteins share a genomic window:
- the MRPL9 gene encoding large ribosomal subunit protein bL9m, with the protein MLGRGAAGGCGLLVRAASRALSLSHSRGTVVVERWWQVPLSKEGKQPRLHPRRHRIYRLLEDTKHLPKGDLELILTQSVEDLGSRGDVVRVKKSVGRNKLLPQGLAVYASPENKKMFEEEKKLRQEGKLEVLQTQSGEKTIRFLKSCRLEVGMKNNVKWELNNEIVARHFLKNLRVFVPPHALKLPEEPITRWGEYWCDVTVNGLETVRVPMDVVKFLRPKTKRYKHWLAQQQAQLAAQREALL; encoded by the exons ATGTtgggccggggggcggcggggggctgtgGCCTCCTGGTGCGGGCGGCGAGCCGGGCCCTGAGCCTCAGCCACAGCCGG gggacggtggtggtggaGCGATGGTGGCAGGTCCCGCTCAGCAAAGAGGGGAAGCAGCCCCGCCTGCACCCCCGGAGGCACCGTATCTACAGGCTGCTGGAGGACACCAAGCACCTGCCCAAGGGGGATCTGGAGCTGATCCTCACCCAGTCGGTGGAGG ATTTGGGGAGCCGGGGAGATGTGGTCAGAGTGAAGAAAAGCGTGGGTCGTAACAAGCTCCTGCCCCAGGGGCTGGCTGTCTACGCGTCGCCGGAGAACAAAAAGATGTttgaggaggagaagaag CTGCGCCAAGAAGGGAAGCTGGAGGTGCTCCAAACCCAGAGcggggagaag ACCATCAGGTTCCTCAAGAGCTGCCGCCTCGAGGTGGGCATGAAAAACAACGTCAAGTGGGAGCTGAACAACGAAATCGTCGCTCGCCACTTCCTCAAGAAC CTGCGGGTTTTCGTGCCCCCCCACGCGCTGAAGCTGCCGGAGGAGCCCATCACCAGGTGGGGCGAGTACTGGTGCGACGTGACG GTGAACGGGCTGGAGACCGTCCGGGTGCCCATGGATGTGGTGAAGTTCCTGCGGCCCAAGACCAAGCGCTACAAGCACTGGCTGGCCCAGCAGCAGGCCCAGCTGGCGGCGCAGAGGGAAGCGCTTCTCTGA
- the TDRKH gene encoding tudor and KH domain-containing protein, with protein MAAERGSWSSLTALQKAAVVLGIPAGTAVLYILYRRYRESREERPTFVGDEELEIEMRVPRAAVKSIIGRRGATIKRLSQETGAHIDVEREDEGEEAALLISGSPSQVCRAKAAIHQIVTESTPVSEQLCVPQRAVGRIIGRGGETVRGICRSSGAKVLCEREADAGLTPVRVIQLSGTRKEVAAAKKLIMEKLMEDDAFRKELAQSTAMRGQRKQPLGSRREQEPLPNGALEHREEDGGSSWGEGSLLGHAAFEELEELGDESEELEEPAAEPDAAVPKFEVPSPDFSFHADEHLEVYVSAAENPSHFWIQIIGHRSLQLDKLTSEMRQYYQSSGRAAELSAVQAGDIVAAPYMDGSDWYRARVLGTLENGNFDLYYVDFGDNGEAPREALRGLRSDFLSLPFQAIECSLAGIMPAGDSWQEAALDEFDRLTHCAMWKPLVAKISSYTQSGLCARPRVRLYDVQHGQNLDVGAELVRLGYAIPCPQEEEEGAVGDSPLQRVREAAAETLENVTSASSQSLFSELRQSPDAASGPGKGLVPMVGNSR; from the exons ATGGCGGCGGAGCGGGGTTCCTGGAGCAGCCTGACGGCGCTGCAGAAGGCCGCCGTGGTCCTGGGGATCCCGGCCGGCACCGCCGTCCTCTACATCCTGTACCGCAGGTACCGGGAGAGCCGAG AGGAGCGGCCGACCTTCGTGGGAGATGAGGAGCTCGAAATTGAGATGCGAGTCCCGCGGGCGGCCGTGAAATCCATCATCGGCCGGAGAGGAGCCACCATCAAAAGG ctcagccaAGAGACGGGGGCTCACATCGACGTGGAGAGAGAGGACGAGGGCGAGGAGGCGGCGCTGCTGATCTCGGGCTCCCCCAGCCAGGTGTGCCGAGCGAAAGCCGCCATCCACCAGATCGTGACGGAGAGCACCCCGGTGTCGGAGCAGCTCTGCGTGCCCCAGAGAGCCGTCGGCAGGATTATTG GCCGGGGCGGCGAGACGGTGCGGGGCATCTGCCGCAGCTCGGGGGCCAAAGTGCTCTGTGAGCGCGAGGCCGACGCCGGCCTGACCCCGGTCAGGGTCATCCAGCTCTCGGGGACGCGGAAGGAGGTAGCAGCTGCCAAG aaACTCATCATGGAGAAGCTGATGGAAGACGACGCCTTCCGGAAGGAGCTGGCGCAGTCGACGGCGATGCGGGGCCAGCGCAAGCAACCCCTGGGCAGCCGGCGGGAGCAGGAGCCGCTCCCCAATGGGGCGCTGGAGCACAGGGAAGAGGACGGGGGCTCGTCCTGGGGGGAAGGCTCGCTCCTGGGCCACGCTGCCTTTGAGGAGTTGGAGGAGCTAGGGGATGAGAgcgaggagctggaggagccgGCGGCGGAGCCTGACGCAGCAGTGCCGAAATTTGAGG TTCCCAGCCCCGATTTCAGCTTCCATGCTGACGAGCACCTGGAAGTTTACGTCTCGGCGGCGGAAAACCCCAGTCACTTCTGGATCCAGATCATCGGCCACCGCAGCCTGCAGCTGGACAAGCTGACCAGCGAGATGCGGCAGTACTACCAGAGCAGCGGCCGCGCG gcagagctctcGGCCGTCCAAGCAGGGGACATCGTGGCCGCTCCCTACATGGACGGCAGCGACTGGTACCGAGCCCGCGTCCTGGGCACGCTGGAGAACGGCAACTTTGACCTTTACTATGTGGATTTTGGGGACAACGGGGAGGCACCCCGTGAGGCGCTGCGAGGCCTGCG GAGTGACTTCCTGAGCCTGCCCTTCCAGGCTATCGAGTGCAGCCTGGCTGGGATCATGCCCGCTG GAGATTCATGGCAAGAGGCAGCTCTGGACGAGTTTGACCGACTCACCCACTGTGCCATGTGGAAACCTCTGGTGGCAAAAATTTCCAGTTACACCCAGTCCGGGCTCTGCGCCCGGCCGAGGGTCAGGCTCTATGACGTCCAGCATGGCCAG AACCTGGATgttggagcagagctggtgcgGCTGGGATACGCCATCCCCTGTCctcaggaggaagaggagggggcaGTGGGGGACAGCCCCCTGCAGAGGGTGAGGGAGGCCGCAGCAGAGACACTG GAGAATGTTACCTCTGCCTCCAGTCAGAGCCTGTTCTCAGAGCTCCGGCAAAGCCCCG ATGCTGCCTCCGGCCCCGGCAAGGGCCTCGTCCCGATGGTGGGGAACTCCCGATGA
- the RORC gene encoding LOW QUALITY PROTEIN: nuclear receptor ROR-gamma (The sequence of the model RefSeq protein was modified relative to this genomic sequence to represent the inferred CDS: inserted 3 bases in 2 codons), which yields MSRDAVKFGRMSKKQRDRLHAEVQQQLEQRQRERAAEGAPTIPLGLTGCRGHPLAPSGTLGCPGTHHGGTEGRAGPTAEVEPGRLEGTKRDPDGDGDRDGPNFYPHPDVGGLLESPTSSVMEIEHLTQNVLKSYRETCQLRAEDLQLRRWDTFSREEVCAYQKKSMEEMWQRCAGRITEAIQYVVEFAKRLRGFMDLCQNDQIVLLKAGAMEVVLVRMCRAFNSDNRTVFFEGKYASAELFRSLGCHELIASIFDFAQSLCALHFSESEVALFSALVLINANRPWLQEXGEGGTAAGTPGSRLPPPAAPDXHREGLLARLPPQGRLRALCSQHVEQLQAFRRLHPGVLHAAFPPLYRELFASEAETPGSAR from the exons ATGTCCCGCGACG CCGTCAAGTTCGGCCGCATGTCCAAGAAGCAGCGGGACCGGCTGCACGCCgaggtgcagcagcagctggagcagcggcagcgggagcgggcggccgAGGGGGCACCCACCATCCCCCTGGGGCTGACGGGGTGCCGGGGCCACCCGCTGGCCCCCAGCGGCACCCTGGGGTGCCCTGGCACCCACCACGGCGGGAcggagggcagggctggtccCACGGCTGAGGTGGAGCCTGGGCGGCTGGAGGGGACCAAGCGGGACCcagatggggacggggacagggacGGCCCCAACTTCTACCCCCATCCCGATGTTGGAGGCCTCCTGGAGTCACCCACATCCTCTGTCATGGAGATCG AGCACCTCACCCAGAACGTCCTCAAGTCGTACCGGGAGACCTGTCAGCTCCGCGCCGAGGACCTGCAGCTCCGGCGCTGGGACACCTTCTCCCGTGAAGAGGTCTGCGCCTACCAGAAGAAG TCGATGGAGGAGATGTGGCAGCGCTGCGCCGGGCGCATCACCGAGGCCATCCAGTACGTGGTGGAGTTCGCCAAGCGCCTGCGTGGCTTCATGGACCTCTGCCAGAACGACCAGATCGTCCTCCTCAAAGCAG GCGCCATGGAGGTGGTGCTGGTGCGCATGTGCCGAGCCTTCAACTCCGACAACCGGACCGTCTTCTTCGAGGGCAAGTACGCCAGTGCCGAGCTCTTCCGATCCCTGG GCTGCCACGAGCTCATCGCCTCCATCTTCGACTTCGCCCAGAGCCTCTGTGCTCTGCACTTCTCGGAGAGCGAGGTGGCCCTCTTCAGCGCCCTCGTCCTCATCAACGCCA aCCGGCcgtggctgcagg caggcgAAGGTGGCACGGCTGCAGGGACACCTGGAAGTCGCCTTCCGCCTCCTGCTGCGCCGGA CCACCGCGAGGGGCTCCTGGCCAGG CTGCCGCCGCAGGGGCGCCTGCGGGCGCTGTGCTCGCAGCATGTGGAGCAGCTCCAGGCCTTCCGCCGCCTGCACCCCGGGGTGCTGCACGCCGCCTTCCCCCCGCTCTACCGAGAGCTCTTCGCTTCCGAGGCCGAGACCCCCGGCAGCGCCCGCTGA
- the LOC142048191 gene encoding acyl-coenzyme A thioesterase THEM4-like: MWRSGGGPAWRALAASVWPRAPARCRPRPPARVAPAAGPEPPRDYAVPNGGWSGAMRHHYGRLLGMAAGGAWARLPSYRSARHHLPGGCSRGDGGVGVGGSVPQPLPDPAGAPPGDTRLFLRAIEGDGCGFEYAMFFNAAERRLLCLFQPGPYLEGHPGLTHGGAIAAIVDSALGTCAVAVAGKVMTANLSIDYVAPVPLGAVVLLDGRAERLEGRKVFLSCDIRSTGGDTLHARATGLFIRPDPTKHQPQEDSGP, encoded by the exons ATGTGGCGCAGCGGCGGGGGGCCGGCGTGGCGGGCGCTGGCTGCCAGCGTGtggccccgcgcccccgcccgCTGCCGGccgcgcccccccgcccgcgtggcccccgccgcggggccggaGCCCCCCCGGGACTACGCGGTGCCCAACGGGGGCTGGAGCGGCGCCATGCGGCACCACTACGGCCGCCTCCTCGGCATGGCCGCCGGCGGCGCCTGGGCGCGCCTCCCCTCCTACCGCAGCGCCCGCCACCACCTCCCGGGCGGGTGCTCTCGGGGCGACGGGGGcgttggggtgggggggtcggTGCCGCAGCCCCTCCCCGACCCCGCAGGGGCGCCGCCGGGGGACACGCGGCTCTTCCTCCGCGCCATCGAGGGCGACGGCTGCGGCTTCGAGTACGCCATGTTCTTCAACGCCGCCGAGCGCCGCCTGCTCTGCCTCTTCCAGCCCGGGCCCTACCTGGAGGGACACCCCGG CCTGACCCACGGCGGTGCCATCGCCGCCATCGTCGACAGCGCGCTGGGGACCTGCGCCGTGGCCGTGGCCGGCAAGGTGATGACGGCCAACCTCAGCATCGACTACGTGGC ccccgtCCCGCTGGGCGCCGTCGTGCTGCTGGACGGACGCGCCGAGCGGCTCGAGGGACGCAAGGTTTTCCTCTCCTGCGACATCCGGAGCACCGGCGGGGACACGCTGCACGCACGGGCCACCG gGCTCTTCATCCGCCCGGACCCCACCAAGCACCAGCCGCAGGAGGACAGTGGCCCATAG
- the S100A10 gene encoding protein S100-A10, translating into MPSQMEHAMETLMFTFHKYAGDKNHLGKEDLRVLMEKEFPGFLENQRDPMALDKIMKDLDQCRDGKVGFQGFFSLVAGLTIACNDYFVLHMKQKGRK; encoded by the exons ATGCCATCCCAGATGGAGCACGCCATGGAGACCCTCATGTTCACCTTCCACAAGTACGCGGGGGACAAGAACCACCTCGGCAAGGAGGACCTGCGGGTGCTCATGGAGAAGGAGTTCCCCGGCTTCCTGGAG aacCAGCGGGACCCCATGGCCCTGGACAAGATCATGAAGGACCTGGACCAGTGCCGGGATGGCAAGGTGGGCTTCCAGGGCTTCTTCTCCCTGGTGGCCGGGCTCACCATCGCCTGCAACGACTACTTCGTGCTGCACATGAAGCAGAAGGGCAGGAAGTGA